In the genome of Paenarthrobacter ilicis, the window CAATCGCCCAATCCCTGGCAGTCGCTCATTTCGCTTTCTCCTGATTGTTGCTTCCGGCCGTGGCCTGATCATCGGTTTGGGCCTTGAAGCCCCGTTCGGCGGCATAATCCGCCAGCATGTCCCGCAGCATCTTCCTGCCGCGGTGCAACCGCGACATCACTGTGCCTATGGGAGTGTTCATAATTTCTGAAATTTGCTTGTACGCATAACCTTCAACGTCAGCAAAATACACAGCCAGCCGGAACTCCTCCGGAATGGACTGCAAGGCATTCTTGACATCGGAGTCCGGCAAGTGGTCCAGCGCCTCGGCTTCGGCGGACCTCAACCCCGCTGAAGTATGGGACTCAGCCTTGGCCAACTGCCAATCCTCGATGGTGTCCGAGTTGGATTGCAGCGGCTCGCGCTGACGCTTGCGGTACAGGTTGATGTACGTGTTGGTGAGGATGCGGTAAAGCCACGCCTTGAGGTTGGTGCCGGGCTTGTACTGGTGGAACGCCGAGAATGCCTTGGTGTAGGCCTCCTGAACCAGATCCTCCGCATCAGAAGGGTTCCGCGCCATCCGCATGGCAGCTGAATACAGCTGGTCCACGTACTGCATGGCGTCCCGCTCGAATCGCGCACGCCGCTGTTCGGCCGTCTCCTCGGAGACGTCGACGGCGGCAGGCGCCTCCGCCTGGACATCGGCGGACGAGTCGGCTGCTTCATACATGGCCGCTGCGGCCGGTTCAATGGTGCTCATCGTTGCCAAGTCTACTGTCAGCTTGGGTGAATCCGACTGCGTTCCATACGTGGGCTCAAGCAGAACCGCGCGGTCCTTTACCAAAGTCAAAAAATCAACTCCGTTCAGCGAAGCGGCAACACCATGCCGCGGCACGGTCTCCGCCGCGCCTGATGTTCACAACGGCTGCTGCTGGGTAAATATTCCGCAAAGATGCAAGACTAGAGCAGACTGCACCGGCGTGAAACACACCCTGATAGAACAGTGCGGCAAGCCATCCAGGAGGCAACACATGTCTGTTATCCGTTTTCTCGCGCGGCCCATGCTCGCGTCCAGCTTTGTCGTGGCAGGTCTGGACAAGCTACGGAATGCGGACGACACTGCGAAGCAACTTTCGCCGGTTCTCCGACGCGCCGCCGAATCACTGCCCTTCAAAGCCGACGAGAAGACCCTCGCGCGTGTCCTCGGTGGAGCCCAGTTGGGGGCGGGTGCCTTGTTGGGCCTGGGCAAGCTCTCCCGCTTCGCTGCGACGGTCCTGACCGTCACCTCTGTCCTCAACTCCTACGTTGAGTGGCGCGCAGCAGACATCAGCACCAAGGAAGCCCGCTCCGCCCGCAAGATGCGGTTGCTGAAGAACATTTCCCTCACCGGTGGCGTCCTGCTTGCTTCCGTCGACACCGCCGGACGTCCCAGCATTGCCTGGCGCGCCGAGCACCTCGCCGCCGATGCCAAAAAGGTTACTGGCAAGAAGATCAAGCGCGCCGACAAAGCAGTACGCAAGGCCGTAGACAACGCAGTTGGAGCATAAGCAAGAATGACAGGCACCACCCCCGCAACCACCGATTTGCCCCCCGGAACCACGCTGCCCTTGTGGCCCGCACCGTATGCTGCAGGCCCGGTGGACGCAACGGTGACAGTGCCCGGCTCCAAGTCGCTGACAAACCGTTTCCTTGTGCTGGCAGCTTTGGCTGACGGTCCCTCGGTGTTGCGGGCGCCCCTCCACTCCCGTGATTCAGCACTCATGATCGAGGCTTTGCGGAAGTTGGGTGCCGGCATCAGCGAAGTACCCGGAGATGGCGACTACGGTCCCGACCTCCACATCACCCCCTTGGATCCGGACGCGCCTGAGGGTGATACTGCCATTGACTGTGGCCTGGCCGGAACCGTGATGCGCTTTGTTCCGCCGTTGGCCGCCCTGCGTCAAGGCACCACCCTGTTCGACGGTGACCCGCACGCCCGTAACCGGCCCATGGGGACCATCATCGAGGCACTGCTGGCGCTGGGCGTCCCTGTCGCCGCTGAAGGCGGCAGGGCGCCGTCGGCCCTTCCATTCAGCGTCAACGGAACCGGCGCAGTCCGCGGTGGCCACTTGGTGATCGATGCCAGTGCGTCATCCCAGTTCGTCTCCGCACTGCTTCTGGTGGGCGCGCGCTTCACCGAGGGACTGCACCTGGAGCACGTAGGCAAGCCCGTTCCCAGCCTGGACCACATCAGCATGACGGTGGCTGTTTTGCGCAGCGTGGGCGTTCAGGTGGACGATTCCGTGCCCAACCACTGGAGGGTTTCGCCCGGTCCCATCAAAGCCTTCGACCAGCGGATTGAACAGGATCTTTCCAATGCGGGCCCGTTCCTGGCGGCCGCGCTGGCAACGCGCGGAACCGTCCGGATTCCCAACTGGCCCACGGGCACAACACAAGTGGGCGACCTTTGGCGCTCCATCCTGGCCCAGATGGGTGCCACGGTTTCCTTGGACAACGGAACCCTGACCGTCACGGGCGGCCCCACTATCAACGGCGCGGATTTTGACGAGACGTCGGAACTGGCCCCCACAGTGGCGGCGCTCTGCGCCCTGGCAACCAGTCCGTCGCGCTTGACCGGCATCGCCCACCTCAGGGGCCACGAAACTGACCGCCTCGCCGCCCTGGTGGCTGAGATCAACCGCTTGGGAGGGGATGCGGAAGAGACTGCTGATGGCTTGATCATCCGTCCTGCCGCACTCCATGCCGGGGTGGTGCACAGCTACGCTGATCATCGGATGGCCACCGCCGGAGCAATTCTGGGCCTTGCCGTGGAAGGCGTAGAGGTTGAGGACATCGCCACCACGTCCAAGACCATGCCCGCTTTCCCGGAGATGTGGATGAGGATGCTCCAGTCCACGGGCGAGGAAGAGGCCGGCAAGTAGTCATGGGTCGCGATGCACGTTCCTGG includes:
- a CDS encoding sigma-70 family RNA polymerase sigma factor is translated as MTLVKDRAVLLEPTYGTQSDSPKLTVDLATMSTIEPAAAAMYEAADSSADVQAEAPAAVDVSEETAEQRRARFERDAMQYVDQLYSAAMRMARNPSDAEDLVQEAYTKAFSAFHQYKPGTNLKAWLYRILTNTYINLYRKRQREPLQSNSDTIEDWQLAKAESHTSAGLRSAEAEALDHLPDSDVKNALQSIPEEFRLAVYFADVEGYAYKQISEIMNTPIGTVMSRLHRGRKMLRDMLADYAAERGFKAQTDDQATAGSNNQEKAK
- a CDS encoding DoxX family membrane protein; translated protein: MSVIRFLARPMLASSFVVAGLDKLRNADDTAKQLSPVLRRAAESLPFKADEKTLARVLGGAQLGAGALLGLGKLSRFAATVLTVTSVLNSYVEWRAADISTKEARSARKMRLLKNISLTGGVLLASVDTAGRPSIAWRAEHLAADAKKVTGKKIKRADKAVRKAVDNAVGA
- the aroA gene encoding 3-phosphoshikimate 1-carboxyvinyltransferase, with amino-acid sequence MTGTTPATTDLPPGTTLPLWPAPYAAGPVDATVTVPGSKSLTNRFLVLAALADGPSVLRAPLHSRDSALMIEALRKLGAGISEVPGDGDYGPDLHITPLDPDAPEGDTAIDCGLAGTVMRFVPPLAALRQGTTLFDGDPHARNRPMGTIIEALLALGVPVAAEGGRAPSALPFSVNGTGAVRGGHLVIDASASSQFVSALLLVGARFTEGLHLEHVGKPVPSLDHISMTVAVLRSVGVQVDDSVPNHWRVSPGPIKAFDQRIEQDLSNAGPFLAAALATRGTVRIPNWPTGTTQVGDLWRSILAQMGATVSLDNGTLTVTGGPTINGADFDETSELAPTVAALCALATSPSRLTGIAHLRGHETDRLAALVAEINRLGGDAEETADGLIIRPAALHAGVVHSYADHRMATAGAILGLAVEGVEVEDIATTSKTMPAFPEMWMRMLQSTGEEEAGK